AAGGTAAGCTCTACCCAGACAGAAGCTGGATGCTTGACCATCTCTGCATAGGAAGCATCAGGTACATTTTCTGACAAAGCTTGCTGCAAGTCTGAGAGGATATCGTCTTTACCGATTGAATCAGGCGTAACCCTTTGCAATGTTTCAGTGATGATATTTTCTGGTTTAACAGCTCCACCAAACAAACGGCTTGCTACATCTGAAACAACTTTATTTCGTTCTTCTGCCGTACCATCTGTTGCCATCGTGGCAGAAGTGCCAATGCACAACAGTTTTTCGTTTAATGCTTCTCTTACCCTGCGGACAAGCAAGGCAACATCAGCACCTTGCCTGCCACGGTAAGTGTGCAACTCATCAAGAACTAGAAATTCCAAACCTTTGGCATTTCTGATAACCGCTTTATCCTTGTCATCCTGACGAATCATCAGCAACTCAAGCATCATGAAGTTAGTCAGAAGGATGTCTGGCGGATTACTGGCAATACGATTTCGCTCTTCCTCTGATTCCTGACCGGTATAGCGGCCAAAGGTTACTGGCTCACTGCCTTTTGTGTAATCACCAAGAAATTTCCCGAGCTCTTCCAGCTGGCTATTTGCCAGTGCGTTCATCGGATAGATAATGATTGCCCGGGTTTTGGGTTCACTATTCCTTTCTTTAGCTTTCAGGATTGCATCAACAATAGGGATGAAATACGACAGAGACTTACCAGATCCAGTACCAGTAGTCAGCACGTAGCTTTCTCCTGCCTGAGCTCTTTGGATCGCTTCCTGTTGGTGATGATGCAGAGTTAATGAGACTCCCATTGAACCTGTATCTTTTCCGGCTCTGAAAATCTGTCCACACTCGGAATGTAGTATGCCTTTAGCTACTAACTGCTCAACAGAGCTTCCTGCCTTAAAGCTTGGATTCACCTGTATCAGCGGGGCGGGCCAGTAAAGCTGCTCCTGATGAATTTTTTCAACAAATGAACGAATATCGTCCGCTTTTATTTTGCAGAAGCTACGGGAGAATTCGGAGTATTGAGAAATCAGGTGTTCCCTGAATTTGAAAGCATCCATGAAGATTATCCTGCAGTTTGGCTAGCATTCTCTTTTTGGCTTCTGTTATCAGAAGCACCACCGGAGCGAACCCAGGCATCTACTTCAGGCACCTGAAATTTCCATAAACGACCAATCTTATGTGCGGGCATTTGCCTGCTACTGATCCAGCTGTATACGGTGTCTCGGCTGACACCTAAATGATGGGAAATTTCTTCGACGGATAGCCAGCGATTGAGTGAGCTCATGGGAGAAGGGCTTATTTACCAGAAACAACTAAGCAGACTATCGAATGGGGGTAGGGTTTACAATGATCTATACCTGTTTGTACGGCTTTGGCCGAGTATCTTCTGGCATTTATGCTGGACACAGCACATAAATCGACTATGTTGGATGCATAGGCTTATGCAGGAGCCTGCCGTCCACGCTGGCAAAACATTTGTACTGCCCACATACCTTTTCGCACATCCCCTGACCCTGACTTCCCGTAGTGGACACGGAACGATTATTACCTTTTGACAGGTGAGGGAGTTGTTGTGTCTGCTATTCCAGAGCTACATGGCTTTCTTTGGATTGAGAAAATTAAAAAGCATGCTAAGGATTTGAAAAAGAGCCTTCCCGCTCTTCGATATCTTGAGCGACTTGAAATCTCAGCTCGTCAGTTTGCGGGTAAGCGGGACTATAAAGAATGCCGCAGCTTGCATGAAAAGCATTTGCTGTCGTATAGGTATGTTAAAGATCAAACTGCTGAGCAGCAATTGCATCAATGGCAGTGTGCTTTTTGTGGGCTTGCTTTTGATCCAAGCTCGAAAGCAGACAAAAAACATATAGAGCAACATAAACTGTTTGAAATCGCATATTACAAGACAGGTTATAACCCTGACTGTTATGCAGTCCGAGAAGACAAAATCCGTGATGTTAGAGAAAAATATAAAAATCTTTCATCTAGCGATAGTCAAGCGACCAGATTAGAAATCTGCATAGGTATCTACAAACGATTCTATGATCGATCTTTTGAGAAGGCTATTCTTTGTGGATACTGGGAGCAGCACCCACCTTTTCATAGATTTGTCGCAATGACAGAAATTAAAAACCCTCTTCGCCCAGATGATTTCAAGATGTTTCATGAAAAGTTTGGAATCCTTAAAGGGCATATTCCACCCGGGCATTCATATTGGACTCCTCAAGGCAGCAATTTCCTGTACTGAGTGGGCAGGAAGATGGAATACTCAGTCCAGCAGTTGGAAAGCTCTCACCCCGAGTGCGCTTGCAAGCTTGTATATCCCTTTAATGGTAATGTTCTTTTCGCCACGTTCAATTTGTCCCACGTAGCTGCGATCCATTCCTGCTCGATGGGCCAGTTCATCTTGCGTGATTGCCTGACTGTCACGCAGTTCTCTCACGCGTTTACCAAACCTTATAACCGGATCACCCTGCATCAAAAATCCTTTCTCCAAAAGAAAGGACTATCAGTCGCTTTACAACCCTTAACGACGGACTATGATTACCAAAGTGTAAACAGCCATAAATACGTTCAATTACTACGAGGCTTGCGGCATGGCTGAGAGAAAACGTGGCAGCTATACCCCTGAATTTCGGCAAAAGGCCGCAGACTTGGCTATGGCTTCTGGTGTCCGCTTAGGTGATATCGCAAAAACGTTGGATTTAGTTCCCAGTACGCTGAGCAATTGGGTAGCCAGAAGAAAGCAGGAATTGGGTAAGGGCTCAGTCAAAAAAGAAGCCACTGAGCAACAGAAAGCCGAGCAGCTTCCTTTGGAAAAAGAGAAGCCGTTAGTAAACAGCTCAACTGAAATTGAAAAATTGAAGCTCGAAATTAAACGACTACAGCAGGAGAGGAAGGTAGTAAAAGAAGCCATTCGACTGCTAACAAGCTGAGTAGTAGCAATCATGGGAAGACCAAGACACATCACTCTTAAGGTATGGGGTGACTTTGCATGCTTTACGAATCCTGCCTTTTCTGTGGAGCGGTGGTCATACCCTGTTATGACCCCCACGGCTGCCAGAGGAATTCTCAATGCAATTTACTTCCATAAAGAAGTCTGCTGGATTGTCACTAAAATCAATGTTCTCAAGCCAGTTCGCTGGCGAGGTTTTGGTACGAACGAAATTGACCAATGCATACGGAAAAAAGATATTGCCAAAGTGCTGTCTGATGGTTATCAGGGGGATGTCATGGTGACAGATGAGAGGCGTTTACAATTTCATAACCTGATTTTGAAAGATGTAGCCTATGTCATTCATGCTTATGCTGGTCTATTGCCTCGGTATCGTGAGCATCCCCATATGACAGAACAGGAGCATAAGCAGGTATTTCAGGAGCGAGTAAAATCTGGTCTATGTCGTTTTACTCCCTGGTTGGGGCAGAGAGACTACATCGCTTACTTTGATGAAGCTACTTCGTTTGATGAGCCTGTTGATCTCACAGAGCCACTGGGAATGTTGCCGCTTGAGATCATTGAGAAAAGTGGGAAAGTGCAACCTGTATTTTTCAATGCCTTCATTAAAAAAGGGCGGATAAGAGTGCCAAGGGTGGGGGCTGTACTACCATGCTGCTCAAGGAGCTAACACGCTACTTTTCCCAGAACCGCAATGTAATGCCTCCATTCGGATGGCAGCTCCATCGCTTGCGCTGGGTAATTGTTGTTAATGAGCATGGAGAGTTTTGCGATATTCAAGATTTGGCCACTTCTAGCTGCCCTAAGGGAGCTATGACCCATGTTCCTAAAAAAGTAGTGCGAACCAGAGGTATCAAAAGCTGCCAGCTCTGGGATCATTCTGGCTACGTTTTGGGAAAAGATATTGAAGATCCAGAAAGGGCAAAAAGACTTCATAAGCACTTTGTAGGCAGATGCCAGCTTATTGCCGATGAAACCAAGGATTCAGGTGCAGAAGCTGTGGCAAAATTCATATCAAATTTTCAGGAACAAAATATCTCTCAACACCCTCTATGCGAGGAGCTTTTCAAGGCGGAAGCAATCAGTTTCAGGCTTAAATCAGATGACGTTTTAGTGTTTGAGCGCCCTTCTGTTCATCAATGGCTTTCTGATAACCCGCTATCTTCTAAAACTGAAACTGGGCAGTGTCTGGTCTGCGGAGAATGGGGGAATATTGAAAGGATACTGCCAACGATAAAAGGTATTCGCGGCTGCAATCCTATTGGTGTCAGGCTGACAGCTATTAACAATATCAGAACAGGAAACTCTTGCCTGGGAGCATATGGGCTTACACAAGGGTACTGTGCTCCTACTTGTGAGCAGTGTTCTTATAAGT
Above is a window of Endozoicomonas montiporae CL-33 DNA encoding:
- a CDS encoding helix-turn-helix domain-containing protein; protein product: MEKGFLMQGDPVIRFGKRVRELRDSQAITQDELAHRAGMDRSYVGQIERGEKNITIKGIYKLASALGVRAFQLLD
- a CDS encoding helix-turn-helix domain-containing protein, with product MSSLNRWLSVEEISHHLGVSRDTVYSWISSRQMPAHKIGRLWKFQVPEVDAWVRSGGASDNRSQKENASQTAG
- a CDS encoding transposase, whose translation is MAERKRGSYTPEFRQKAADLAMASGVRLGDIAKTLDLVPSTLSNWVARRKQELGKGSVKKEATEQQKAEQLPLEKEKPLVNSSTEIEKLKLEIKRLQQERKVVKEAIRLLTS
- the cas5c gene encoding type I-C CRISPR-associated protein Cas5c — protein: MGRPRHITLKVWGDFACFTNPAFSVERWSYPVMTPTAARGILNAIYFHKEVCWIVTKINVLKPVRWRGFGTNEIDQCIRKKDIAKVLSDGYQGDVMVTDERRLQFHNLILKDVAYVIHAYAGLLPRYREHPHMTEQEHKQVFQERVKSGLCRFTPWLGQRDYIAYFDEATSFDEPVDLTEPLGMLPLEIIEKSGKVQPVFFNAFIKKGRIRVPRVGAVLPCCSRS